The following are encoded together in the Flavihumibacter fluvii genome:
- a CDS encoding GNAT family N-acetyltransferase — translation METPSIIVRVATPDDIHFAATITEEMESSAKARGTGIAKRSPEYIAEKMREGKAVVAYADNGEWVGFCYIETWSHGEYVANSGLIVAPPFRKSGVAKRIKECTFKLSRQKYPDAKLFGLTTGLAVMKINSDLGYEPVTYSELTQDEAFWAGCKSCVNYDILMSKDRKNCMCTAMLYDPRDHYKPEETAEDFKQHSKAYERLLRLKQSLFLKVFGKKAGAEGSPGGSSSTKKKLFAPLSFLFNL, via the coding sequence TTGGAAACACCATCAATTATTGTGAGGGTAGCCACTCCCGATGATATTCATTTTGCAGCAACTATTACCGAAGAAATGGAATCCTCGGCAAAAGCCAGGGGAACAGGTATCGCCAAAAGATCACCGGAATATATTGCCGAAAAGATGCGGGAAGGAAAGGCCGTTGTTGCCTATGCCGATAATGGCGAATGGGTTGGGTTTTGTTATATCGAAACCTGGAGCCATGGCGAATATGTTGCGAATTCCGGACTCATTGTTGCGCCCCCCTTCAGGAAAAGTGGTGTGGCCAAACGTATCAAGGAATGCACCTTTAAACTTTCCCGCCAGAAATATCCTGATGCGAAATTGTTTGGGCTCACCACCGGCCTGGCTGTGATGAAAATTAATTCCGACCTGGGCTATGAACCGGTCACCTATTCTGAATTAACGCAGGATGAGGCTTTCTGGGCAGGTTGCAAAAGCTGTGTGAACTATGATATCCTGATGTCTAAGGACCGCAAGAACTGTATGTGTACGGCAATGTTGTATGATCCCAGGGATCATTACAAGCCGGAAGAGACTGCAGAAGATTTTAAACAGCATTCCAAAGCCTATGAAAGGCTGTTGCGTTTAAAGCAATCCCTGTTCCTGAAAGTGTTCGGCAAAAAAGCAGGCGCGGAAGGCAGCCCTGGTGGCAGCAGTTCCACAAAAAAGAAATTGTTTGCCCCGCTGAGTTTTCTCTTTAACCTCTAA
- the argG gene encoding argininosuccinate synthase, which yields MAQKVVLGFSGGLDTTFCVKYLSEDKGYEVHSIIVNTGGFTADELQKIESHAYALGVKSHTTIDAVKGYYDRIIRYLIYGNVLKNNTYPLSVSAERLSQALHIADHVKKLGATAVAHGSTGAGNDQVRFDMVFHIMIPGVEILTPIRDLRLSREEEIAYLKEKGVEMNAAKAMYSINKGLWGTSVGGKETLSSKGMLPEEAWPTQVTKSTAEEVKLHFEKGELTEINDRKFDHPSEAIQYLQTIAGPFGIGRDIHIGDTIIGIKGRVGFEAAAPMVIIKAHHTLEKHILTKWQLTWKDQLSQFYGNWLHEGQILDPVMRDIEAFLERSQQNVTGDVFVQLMPYRFQVIGIASKYDLMSSKFGKYGEMNSGWSGEDVRGFSKIFGNQVAIWNSVNGEQ from the coding sequence ATGGCCCAGAAAGTTGTACTTGGATTCAGTGGTGGATTGGATACCACATTTTGTGTAAAATACCTGAGCGAAGACAAGGGATATGAAGTCCATTCCATCATCGTAAATACTGGTGGTTTCACTGCTGATGAATTACAGAAAATTGAATCCCATGCCTATGCGCTTGGCGTAAAATCACATACGACCATCGATGCTGTAAAAGGGTATTATGACCGGATCATCCGTTACCTGATTTATGGCAATGTGCTGAAAAATAACACCTATCCCTTAAGTGTAAGTGCGGAGCGCCTGAGCCAGGCCTTGCATATCGCTGATCACGTTAAAAAACTTGGCGCTACAGCTGTGGCCCACGGGAGTACCGGTGCGGGAAACGACCAGGTTCGATTTGATATGGTGTTCCATATCATGATCCCTGGCGTCGAAATTCTCACCCCCATCCGCGACCTGCGGTTAAGCAGGGAAGAAGAGATCGCTTACCTGAAAGAAAAAGGGGTTGAAATGAATGCAGCAAAAGCCATGTATTCGATCAATAAAGGACTTTGGGGAACCAGTGTCGGCGGCAAAGAAACCCTGTCCTCAAAAGGGATGCTGCCGGAAGAAGCCTGGCCAACCCAGGTGACCAAATCAACCGCAGAGGAAGTGAAACTGCATTTCGAGAAAGGGGAACTAACGGAGATCAATGATCGCAAATTTGATCATCCTTCTGAAGCCATACAATATTTGCAAACCATTGCCGGACCTTTTGGTATTGGCCGGGATATCCATATCGGTGATACCATTATCGGTATCAAGGGAAGGGTAGGCTTTGAAGCAGCTGCACCCATGGTCATTATAAAAGCACACCATACCCTGGAGAAACATATCCTTACCAAATGGCAACTGACCTGGAAAGACCAGCTTTCACAGTTTTATGGCAACTGGCTGCATGAGGGCCAAATCCTGGACCCTGTGATGCGCGATATCGAAGCCTTCCTGGAAAGGTCACAGCAAAACGTTACCGGCGATGTTTTTGTACAACTGATGCCTTACCGTTTCCAGGTGATCGGCATAGCATCGAAATACGACCTGATGTCTTCTAAATTCGGCAAATATGGGGAAATGAACAGTGGCTGGAGTGGCGAGGATGTGCGGGGATTCAGCAAGATTTTTGGCAACCAGGTAGCAATCTGGAATTCTGTGAACGGTGAACAGTGA
- the argC gene encoding N-acetyl-gamma-glutamyl-phosphate reductase, whose translation MIKIGIIGGAGYTGGELIRLLVNHPQAELVFVHSKSSAGKPLYAVHQDLLGQTELLFSGELHRDVDVLFLCTGHGEARKFLEAHPPAEHTRVIDLSNDFRLQPQSTIFDLQFVYGLPELNREKIRTAKAIANPGCFATAIQLGLLPLAQRGLLQDIYTTGITGSTGAGQALSATSHFSWRANNIQAYKTLTHQHLGEIGQSITQLQQEPGVDLSFVPWRGDFTRGIFISSTVRVDLSQRELTQLFTSFYQGHPFTHISEEPIFLKQVVNTNQAVIQLEKVGDKTVIHSAIDNLLKGASGQAVQNMNLMFGLDEAMGLNLKAGYF comes from the coding sequence ATGATCAAAATAGGCATCATCGGAGGCGCCGGATACACCGGCGGGGAACTGATCAGGCTACTGGTCAACCATCCCCAGGCGGAACTGGTTTTCGTGCATAGCAAAAGCAGTGCCGGCAAACCATTGTATGCTGTTCACCAGGACCTGCTGGGACAGACTGAACTGCTGTTTTCGGGTGAGCTGCACCGTGATGTAGATGTGTTATTCCTGTGCACAGGGCATGGCGAGGCCAGGAAATTCCTGGAAGCACATCCGCCGGCTGAACATACCCGGGTCATTGATTTGTCCAACGATTTCAGGCTGCAGCCCCAGTCGACCATATTCGACCTGCAATTCGTATATGGATTGCCGGAACTCAATCGTGAAAAAATCCGTACTGCAAAAGCCATTGCTAATCCAGGTTGTTTTGCAACTGCCATTCAACTGGGATTATTACCACTGGCCCAACGCGGATTGTTACAGGACATTTATACCACCGGGATCACCGGATCTACCGGTGCCGGTCAAGCGCTTTCAGCAACTTCCCATTTTAGCTGGCGGGCAAATAATATCCAGGCCTATAAGACTTTAACACACCAGCACCTGGGTGAAATCGGGCAATCGATTACACAACTGCAACAGGAGCCTGGTGTGGACCTGAGTTTCGTTCCCTGGCGGGGTGATTTCACCCGTGGTATTTTTATCAGCTCCACCGTCAGGGTTGACCTCAGCCAGCGGGAGTTGACCCAGCTCTTTACCTCATTTTACCAGGGACATCCTTTCACCCATATCTCCGAAGAACCCATTTTCCTGAAACAGGTGGTGAATACCAACCAGGCGGTGATCCAGCTGGAAAAGGTGGGTGATAAAACGGTGATCCATTCCGCCATTGATAATTTGCTGAAAGGCGCGAGCGGACAGGCTGTTCAGAATATGAACCTGATGTTTGGACTGGATGAGGCAATGGGTTTGAATTTGAAGGCGGGGTATTTTTAG
- a CDS encoding aspartate aminotransferase family protein: MKLFDVYPLNDITITRAKGAQVWDDKGNAYLDMYGGHAVISIGHTHPHWVKRIEDQLEQIAFYSNSVQIPQQRELAGKLGKLSGKEEYQLFLCNSGAEANENALKLASFHTGRKKIIAFKKSFHGRTSLAVAATDNPAIVAPVNQTPNIIFLPFNDVASLTACFNAQGKEIAAVIVEGIQGVGGINVASSGFLQAIRQLCDQSGAVYIADAVQCGYGRSGKFYAHDHAGVNADIYSMAKGMGNGFPVAGISIAPHLQPRHGMLGTTFGGNHLACAAALGVLEVMEQEDLMQKAQAMGNYLMAAIREMPVLENVRGVGLMIGFDVPETHKDLRKNLLWKHRIFTGEAKPNVIRLLPSLALTKTEADVFLEAIKKELNG; encoded by the coding sequence ATGAAACTATTTGACGTATATCCACTCAATGATATTACCATAACCAGGGCCAAAGGTGCCCAGGTATGGGATGATAAGGGTAATGCTTACCTTGATATGTATGGCGGGCATGCAGTGATCTCTATTGGTCATACCCACCCGCATTGGGTGAAAAGGATCGAAGACCAGCTGGAGCAGATCGCGTTCTATTCCAATTCGGTCCAGATTCCCCAACAGCGCGAACTTGCCGGGAAACTGGGCAAGCTGTCGGGCAAAGAGGAGTACCAGTTATTCCTCTGCAATTCAGGGGCTGAAGCCAATGAAAATGCGTTGAAACTGGCATCCTTCCATACCGGAAGGAAGAAAATCATTGCCTTTAAAAAATCCTTTCATGGCCGCACTTCCCTTGCCGTAGCAGCTACTGACAATCCAGCTATTGTTGCACCGGTGAACCAGACCCCCAATATTATTTTCCTGCCATTCAACGATGTAGCATCCTTAACAGCCTGCTTCAATGCACAAGGCAAGGAGATCGCCGCTGTGATCGTGGAAGGCATCCAGGGAGTAGGTGGCATTAATGTGGCATCTTCGGGTTTCCTGCAAGCGATCAGGCAATTGTGTGACCAGTCTGGTGCGGTGTATATCGCAGATGCGGTGCAGTGTGGCTATGGCCGTAGCGGAAAATTTTATGCGCACGATCATGCCGGCGTAAATGCTGATATTTATAGTATGGCCAAAGGCATGGGTAACGGATTTCCGGTCGCGGGCATTTCTATCGCGCCACACCTGCAACCCAGGCATGGTATGCTGGGCACTACTTTTGGTGGCAATCACCTGGCCTGTGCTGCAGCACTGGGTGTGCTTGAAGTGATGGAGCAGGAAGACCTGATGCAAAAAGCGCAGGCGATGGGGAATTACCTGATGGCTGCCATCAGGGAAATGCCAGTCCTGGAAAATGTGAGAGGTGTTGGATTGATGATCGGCTTCGATGTTCCCGAAACGCATAAGGACCTTCGGAAGAATCTGCTTTGGAAACACCGTATTTTCACTGGAGAGGCCAAACCAAATGTGATCAGGCTGTTGCCTTCACTGGCACTAACAAAAACTGAAGCTGATGTTTTTTTGGAAGCGATAAAAAAGGAGTTGAATGGTTGA
- a CDS encoding acetylornithine carbamoyltransferase: MQNFISVHDVTNIPALVQSALAYKADPYKDITLGARKRIGLLFLNPSMRTRLSTQIAAQQLGMEAVVFNVGSEGWALEFEEEAIMSGNTVEHVKDAAPIMGKYFDILCLRTFPSLKNREDDYSELYINQFIKYAGIPVVSLESATLHPLQSLTDIVTITEELARTAGSRQPKKKPKVVLTWGPHVKPLPQCVANSFAQWVNAWGEAEFVITHPEDYELDEKFTKGATIIQNQQAALHDADFVYVKNWSTYHDYGKIYNNDPAWMLTKDKMAVTNWAKVLHCLPVRRNVELSDEILDGPDSLVTTQAGNRVWAAQAVLAEILRSKH; the protein is encoded by the coding sequence ATGCAAAATTTTATCTCGGTTCATGATGTAACAAATATTCCTGCTCTTGTGCAGTCTGCATTGGCCTATAAAGCCGATCCTTACAAGGATATTACCCTTGGCGCAAGGAAAAGAATCGGGCTGCTTTTCCTGAATCCCAGTATGCGGACCCGCCTGAGTACACAGATTGCAGCCCAGCAACTGGGCATGGAGGCCGTGGTATTTAATGTGGGCAGTGAAGGCTGGGCGCTGGAATTTGAGGAGGAAGCGATCATGAGCGGAAATACGGTTGAACATGTGAAAGATGCTGCGCCTATCATGGGGAAATATTTTGATATCCTGTGCCTGCGCACTTTCCCATCCCTGAAAAACCGGGAAGATGATTACAGTGAATTATATATCAACCAATTTATAAAATATGCAGGCATCCCGGTGGTTAGCCTGGAGAGTGCTACCCTGCATCCGCTGCAAAGCCTTACTGATATCGTTACTATCACAGAAGAACTTGCCCGCACAGCAGGTAGCCGGCAACCGAAAAAGAAACCGAAAGTTGTCCTCACCTGGGGGCCGCATGTGAAGCCTTTACCACAATGTGTGGCCAATAGTTTTGCCCAATGGGTGAATGCCTGGGGGGAAGCAGAATTTGTGATCACACATCCGGAAGACTATGAACTGGATGAAAAGTTTACCAAAGGCGCAACCATCATCCAAAACCAGCAGGCTGCGCTGCATGATGCTGATTTTGTGTATGTAAAAAACTGGAGCACCTACCACGATTACGGCAAGATTTATAACAATGATCCCGCCTGGATGCTGACCAAAGATAAAATGGCGGTAACCAATTGGGCCAAAGTATTGCATTGCCTGCCCGTAAGGCGCAATGTGGAATTGAGCGATGAAATCCTGGATGGTCCGGATAGCCTGGTAACCACCCAGGCGGGGAACAGGGTCTGGGCGGCGCAGGCGGTATTGGCGGAGATATTAAGGAGTAAGCATTGA
- the argB gene encoding acetylglutamate kinase, producing the protein MEQVFVIKIGGNVIDDPIALERFLADFSAISGRKILVHGGGKIATRIGDQLGIVSKYVDGRRITDDATIDLVTMVYGGLVNKKIVARLQALNCNALGITGADGNLLPAVKRPVKEIDFGWVGDVTASEIPVERWQALLDNGFIPVLAPLTHDGAAHILNTNADTMASTIAVALSNKYRVRLLYCFEKKGVLESVSDDNSVIRTINRNDYAQLKAGQKLFAGILPKIDNAFAAIEAGVAEVLIGHADDLIQNTTASTTGTLITA; encoded by the coding sequence ATGGAGCAGGTTTTTGTTATAAAGATCGGGGGAAATGTCATTGATGATCCTATTGCACTGGAACGTTTCCTGGCAGACTTTTCGGCGATCAGCGGCAGGAAGATCCTGGTGCATGGCGGCGGAAAGATTGCCACGCGGATCGGCGACCAGCTGGGGATTGTATCTAAATATGTTGACGGCCGCAGAATAACAGATGATGCTACGATCGACCTGGTGACGATGGTATACGGCGGACTGGTAAACAAAAAGATCGTGGCCCGTTTGCAGGCCTTGAATTGTAATGCCCTGGGTATTACGGGCGCTGACGGGAACCTGTTGCCGGCAGTTAAACGTCCGGTTAAAGAGATCGATTTTGGTTGGGTAGGTGATGTTACAGCCAGTGAGATACCCGTTGAACGTTGGCAGGCCCTCCTTGATAATGGGTTCATTCCCGTGCTGGCCCCGTTGACCCATGACGGAGCGGCACATATCCTCAATACCAATGCCGATACCATGGCTTCCACTATCGCTGTCGCATTGTCAAATAAGTACAGGGTCCGCTTGTTGTATTGCTTTGAAAAGAAAGGTGTGCTTGAATCAGTGAGCGATGATAACTCCGTGATCCGTACGATCAACAGGAATGACTATGCGCAATTGAAAGCCGGGCAAAAATTATTTGCCGGCATACTTCCCAAGATCGACAATGCTTTTGCCGCCATCGAGGCCGGTGTGGCCGAAGTACTGATCGGGCATGCAGATGACCTTATCCAGAATACAACGGCATCTACCACCGGCACATTAATCACAGCATAA
- a CDS encoding M20 family metallo-hydrolase, which yields MASNLYTKAVDLLQSLIATPSFSKEENQTAALLLTFLQKEGVVAHRYLNNIWALNAAFDPAKPTLLLNSHHDTVKPNPQYSLDPFEPVVIDGKLFGLGSNDAGGPLVSLIATFLLFDKARDLPWNIVLAATAEEEISGVNGIEALLQSPEFIAATQLPGEKPFARWSAIVGEPTKMQLAIAEKGLLVLDGIAHGKAGHAAREEGVNAIYMALDDLQWFRTHHFSKVSPTLGPVKMSVTVIQTENKAHNMVPATCQFTVDIRVTDVYTHEEILAEVQDRVRSEIRPRSMRMRATGIAESHPLVAAGIALGRQPYGSPTCSDKALMPFPALKCGPGDSARSHTADEYIYLREIEEGIEGYIKLIETTFKIVNGER from the coding sequence ATGGCATCAAACCTATATACGAAGGCAGTTGATTTATTGCAATCATTAATTGCCACACCATCATTTAGTAAGGAAGAAAACCAGACGGCTGCATTACTGCTTACCTTCCTGCAAAAGGAAGGCGTGGTGGCGCATCGTTATTTGAATAACATATGGGCACTCAATGCTGCTTTCGATCCTGCTAAGCCCACGCTGCTGCTGAATTCACACCATGATACCGTAAAACCGAATCCGCAATACAGCCTGGATCCATTTGAGCCTGTCGTAATTGATGGAAAATTATTCGGACTGGGCAGCAACGATGCTGGTGGCCCGCTCGTTTCCCTGATCGCCACATTCCTGTTGTTTGACAAGGCCAGGGATCTCCCCTGGAATATTGTGCTGGCGGCCACTGCTGAAGAAGAGATCTCGGGCGTCAATGGCATTGAAGCGTTATTGCAATCACCGGAATTTATTGCTGCTACCCAACTGCCTGGAGAAAAGCCTTTTGCCCGGTGGTCGGCAATTGTCGGCGAGCCTACTAAAATGCAACTGGCTATTGCCGAAAAAGGGTTGCTGGTATTGGACGGGATAGCCCATGGAAAGGCCGGACATGCTGCAAGGGAAGAGGGTGTGAATGCGATCTATATGGCACTCGATGATCTCCAATGGTTCCGTACCCACCATTTTTCGAAAGTTTCCCCGACTTTGGGTCCGGTTAAAATGAGTGTGACCGTAATTCAAACTGAAAACAAGGCGCATAATATGGTGCCGGCTACCTGCCAGTTTACGGTGGATATAAGGGTGACAGATGTGTACACACATGAAGAGATCCTGGCGGAAGTGCAGGACCGCGTACGCAGTGAAATCAGGCCGCGTAGTATGCGGATGCGCGCCACCGGCATAGCCGAATCGCATCCCCTGGTGGCAGCAGGAATCGCCCTTGGCAGGCAGCCGTATGGCTCACCCACCTGTTCCGATAAGGCCCTGATGCCCTTTCCTGCATTAAAATGCGGTCCGGGTGACAGTGCCCGAAGCCATACCGCCGATGAATATATTTACCTTAGGGAAATAGAAGAAGGAATAGAAGGGTATATCAAATTAATTGAAACAACTTTTAAAATAGTAAACGGTGAACGGTAA
- the argH gene encoding argininosuccinate lyase: MKLWQKNISSLKEVEQFTVGRDREFDIMMAKQDVLGNMAHAIMLSEIGLLTLSEKNELVAELKKIFAHIEAGEFQIETGVEDVHSQVEFLLTRALGDTGKKIHSARSRNDQVLVDLKLFLRDELQVLAESILPFFRLLQQQSETFKDDLLPGYTHLQLAMPSSFGLWFGAYAESLVDDMITLQAAYEVVNKNPLGSAAGYGSSFPISRTRTTELLGFADLNYNVVYAQMGRGKAERIVAMALANLADTLSKLSMDACLFLNQNFGFISFPAELTTGSSIMPHKKNPDVFELIRSHCNRIKALPNEIMLMTTNLPSGYHRDLQLLKEHLFPAFGTLKDCIRMASLMLEHIQVQKNILADEKYRYLFSVEEVNKRVLAGMPFRDAYKEVGIAIEEGRYTYDTRVHHTHEGSIGQLCNAAIAGAMEQVSARFNFNQTKTALEQLFR, encoded by the coding sequence ATGAAACTCTGGCAAAAAAATATCAGCTCCCTTAAAGAAGTAGAACAATTTACGGTTGGACGTGATCGTGAGTTTGATATCATGATGGCGAAACAGGATGTATTGGGTAACATGGCCCATGCGATCATGTTATCGGAGATCGGGTTATTGACCCTGTCTGAGAAAAACGAACTGGTGGCCGAGCTAAAGAAAATATTCGCCCACATTGAAGCCGGTGAATTCCAGATCGAAACCGGCGTGGAAGATGTGCATTCACAGGTGGAGTTCCTGCTCACCAGGGCACTGGGGGATACCGGGAAAAAGATCCATAGTGCACGCAGCAGGAATGACCAGGTGCTGGTGGACCTGAAACTTTTCCTGCGCGATGAACTGCAGGTGCTGGCTGAATCGATCCTGCCATTTTTCCGGTTACTGCAACAACAAAGTGAAACTTTTAAAGATGACCTGTTGCCGGGTTATACCCACCTTCAACTGGCTATGCCTTCTTCTTTCGGGCTGTGGTTCGGTGCTTATGCCGAGAGCCTGGTGGATGATATGATCACTCTGCAGGCTGCCTATGAGGTAGTGAATAAAAACCCATTGGGTTCTGCTGCCGGGTATGGCTCTTCTTTCCCGATCAGCCGTACACGTACCACCGAACTGCTGGGATTTGCAGACCTTAACTACAATGTCGTATATGCGCAGATGGGCAGGGGGAAGGCGGAAAGGATCGTGGCCATGGCATTGGCAAACCTCGCTGATACCTTGTCGAAGTTATCGATGGATGCCTGTTTGTTCCTGAACCAGAATTTCGGCTTCATCAGTTTCCCTGCAGAGTTAACTACCGGCAGCAGCATCATGCCACATAAGAAAAATCCTGATGTTTTTGAACTTATCCGCTCGCATTGCAACCGTATCAAGGCATTGCCCAATGAGATCATGCTGATGACCACCAACCTGCCATCGGGCTACCATCGCGACCTTCAATTGCTGAAGGAACATTTGTTTCCTGCTTTTGGCACATTGAAAGATTGTATCCGGATGGCATCACTTATGCTGGAACATATCCAGGTACAAAAGAATATCCTGGCTGATGAGAAATACCGTTATCTCTTTAGTGTGGAAGAAGTGAATAAGCGGGTACTTGCTGGTATGCCGTTTAGGGATGCGTATAAAGAGGTTGGTATAGCCATTGAGGAAGGCCGGTATACCTATGATACCCGGGTGCACCATACACATGAAGGAAGTATTGGCCAGCTCTGCAATGCCGCTATTGCCGGGGCTATGGAGCAGGTCAGTGCCCGCTTCAATTTTAATCAAACAAAAACAGCATTGGAGCAATTATTCCGTTAA
- a CDS encoding 1-deoxy-D-xylulose-5-phosphate reductoisomerase, with product MQKRIAIFGSTGSIGTQALEVIAANPALFTAEVLTAQQNDELLVKQALAFNPNIVVIGDESRYQKVKDALAGTDIKVFAGEKSIEDVAGMDCYDLMLAGIVGFAGLKPTLQAVEQGKPVALANKETLVVAGDIVMRKAIEKRVPIIPVDSEHSAIFQCLVGENLNPIDKIILTASGGPFLGKKPNFLVNVKRDHALQHPNWSMGAKISIDSATLMNKGLEMIEAKWLFNLKPEQVQVMVHPQSIIHSMVQFQDGSIKAQLGLPDMKLPIQYALAFPQRLNNAFPRYDFRRPNTLTFEEPDVKTFRNLSLATEALFKGGNLPCVLNAANEIAVFAFLRNRVGFLDMTDVIERTMQKVPFIAQPTLEEYFDSDAEAREFAATLIHM from the coding sequence ATGCAAAAACGTATTGCGATTTTCGGTTCAACCGGCTCCATTGGAACACAGGCCCTTGAAGTTATTGCTGCCAACCCGGCTTTATTTACGGCGGAAGTACTCACTGCCCAGCAAAATGATGAATTATTGGTGAAACAGGCTTTGGCATTCAATCCGAATATCGTGGTGATTGGCGATGAAAGCCGCTACCAGAAGGTGAAAGACGCGCTTGCCGGGACCGATATCAAGGTTTTTGCCGGGGAGAAATCCATCGAAGACGTTGCAGGAATGGATTGTTATGACCTGATGCTGGCGGGGATTGTAGGATTTGCGGGACTGAAACCTACATTACAGGCGGTGGAACAGGGTAAACCCGTGGCGCTGGCCAATAAAGAAACACTGGTAGTGGCCGGCGATATCGTAATGCGTAAGGCCATCGAGAAAAGAGTGCCGATCATCCCGGTCGACAGCGAACATTCTGCCATTTTCCAGTGCCTTGTAGGAGAGAACCTCAATCCGATCGATAAAATCATCTTAACGGCATCCGGCGGACCCTTCCTGGGGAAAAAACCCAATTTCCTGGTGAATGTGAAACGTGACCATGCACTGCAGCATCCCAACTGGAGCATGGGGGCCAAGATATCTATTGATTCGGCGACCTTAATGAATAAGGGGTTGGAAATGATTGAAGCAAAATGGCTCTTCAACCTTAAACCCGAGCAGGTGCAGGTAATGGTGCACCCACAGAGTATAATCCATAGTATGGTACAGTTCCAGGATGGAAGTATCAAGGCGCAATTGGGCCTGCCCGATATGAAATTACCCATCCAGTATGCGCTGGCTTTTCCGCAGCGCCTGAATAATGCATTCCCCCGCTATGATTTTCGCCGGCCCAATACTTTAACATTTGAAGAGCCTGATGTAAAGACCTTCCGCAATTTATCACTCGCTACTGAAGCGCTTTTTAAAGGCGGAAACCTGCCCTGTGTATTAAATGCGGCCAACGAGATCGCAGTATTTGCGTTTTTACGCAACCGCGTGGGCTTTCTCGATATGACAGATGTGATTGAGCGAACCATGCAGAAAGTTCCATTTATCGCCCAACCTACCCTGGAAGAATATTTTGATAGTGATGCAGAAGCCAGGGAGTTCGCTGCAACCCTGATCCACATGTAA
- the rseP gene encoding RIP metalloprotease RseP: protein MSLLAINWAEAGVKAGQFILSFSIIVILHELGHFLPARWFKCRVEKFYLFFNPYFSLFKKKIGETEYGLGWIPFGGYVKIAGMIDESMDKEQMKLPPQPFEFRSKPAWQRLVIMLGGVTVNLVLGFLIYACMLWYWGESYVPTNKFTYGIATDSLAQSIGLKDGDKVLRVDGEYFDRFNKIPLKVVLGGAKTIEVERNGQPVTITIPEDFAAKLIHFKTINFIDMRMPFLAIDSVVDTAAAGRAGLRKNDRILSVNGTPVPFYHEFRKQIQASKNKDVQLVVARDNDTLNLTAKIGAAGTIGLYPVSAKDKFEIKEINYGFFEAIPAGLKKSVETLEGYWLQLKLIFSGKVNTNESLGSVISIGKMFAPVWDWQQFWSLTAFFSLVLALMNILPIPGLDGGHALFTVIEMVSGRKPSEKFLEYAQMAGMVLLLGLMAYALGLDIFRLFK, encoded by the coding sequence ATGAGTTTGTTAGCAATAAACTGGGCAGAAGCGGGTGTAAAGGCAGGGCAATTTATCCTATCCTTCTCTATCATCGTCATACTACATGAATTAGGCCATTTCTTGCCAGCGCGCTGGTTTAAATGCAGGGTAGAAAAGTTTTATCTTTTTTTTAATCCATATTTTTCCCTTTTCAAGAAAAAAATTGGTGAAACGGAATACGGCCTGGGCTGGATTCCGTTTGGCGGCTATGTGAAGATTGCCGGAATGATTGACGAGAGTATGGATAAGGAGCAGATGAAATTGCCTCCCCAACCTTTCGAATTCCGGAGCAAGCCCGCCTGGCAAAGGCTGGTCATCATGCTGGGTGGCGTAACGGTGAACCTCGTCCTCGGTTTTCTTATTTATGCCTGCATGTTATGGTATTGGGGTGAATCCTATGTGCCGACCAATAAATTTACCTATGGTATCGCGACAGATTCGCTGGCACAAAGTATTGGCCTGAAAGACGGTGATAAAGTGTTGCGGGTGGATGGCGAATATTTCGACCGCTTCAATAAGATTCCGCTTAAAGTGGTGCTGGGTGGCGCTAAAACGATAGAAGTGGAAAGAAATGGCCAGCCGGTTACTATCACGATCCCTGAAGACTTTGCAGCCAAGTTGATCCATTTTAAAACGATCAACTTTATAGATATGCGGATGCCTTTCCTGGCCATCGATTCTGTAGTTGATACTGCTGCAGCCGGCCGCGCAGGGTTACGTAAAAATGACCGCATATTGAGCGTGAATGGAACACCGGTACCATTTTACCATGAATTCAGGAAACAGATCCAGGCAAGTAAAAACAAAGACGTTCAGCTGGTCGTTGCCCGTGATAATGATACTTTGAATCTGACCGCAAAAATCGGCGCCGCCGGAACAATCGGGTTGTACCCTGTTTCTGCCAAGGATAAATTTGAAATAAAGGAAATCAATTATGGTTTCTTTGAAGCGATACCGGCCGGATTGAAAAAAAGTGTAGAGACGCTGGAAGGATATTGGTTACAATTGAAACTGATCTTCAGTGGCAAAGTGAATACCAATGAATCGTTGGGCAGTGTGATCAGTATCGGGAAAATGTTTGCCCCGGTGTGGGACTGGCAGCAGTTCTGGAGCCTGACCGCGTTTTTCTCGCTGGTGCTGGCCCTGATGAATATCCTGCCAATTCCCGGACTGGATGGCGGCCATGCCTTATTTACGGTAATAGAGATGGTGTCCGGCCGCAAACCCAGTGAGAAGTTCCTGGAGTATGCACAAATGGCGGGTATGGTGCTGTTGCTTGGTCTGATGGCATATGCACTCGGCCTGGATATATTCCGGTTGTTTAAGTAG